In one window of Gammaproteobacteria bacterium DNA:
- the rpoH gene encoding RNA polymerase sigma factor RpoH has translation MNHAMIAQLAVPTGSSDAYIQAINRIPKLSADEEKALAERFRQENDLDAARALVMSNVRYVVQIARGYRGYGLPLGDLIQEGNIGLMKAVKRFDPSIGVRLISFAVHWIRAEIHEFVLRNWRIVKVATTKAQRKLFFNLRGAKKRLGWLNTEEVNDVAAELGVSPRDVMQMEERLSAFDPTFDGSPMIDEDDAAIAPAGYLEDLRYEPESQVETKELEGKNHELLQEALGSLDKRSQDIIAKRWLDEDKVTLQELAKQYKVSAERIRQLEANAMKRLKLAMQVTA, from the coding sequence ATGAACCATGCGATGATCGCGCAACTGGCCGTTCCGACGGGATCGTCGGACGCCTATATTCAGGCGATCAACCGCATCCCGAAGTTAAGCGCCGACGAAGAGAAGGCGCTCGCGGAGCGTTTTCGCCAAGAGAACGACCTCGACGCGGCGCGGGCGCTCGTGATGTCGAACGTGCGCTACGTCGTCCAGATCGCACGAGGTTATCGTGGCTATGGCCTGCCCCTTGGCGATCTGATCCAAGAAGGCAACATCGGCCTGATGAAGGCTGTGAAACGCTTCGACCCGTCCATCGGTGTTCGGCTCATCTCCTTCGCCGTGCACTGGATCCGGGCAGAGATCCATGAATTTGTTTTGCGCAACTGGCGCATCGTCAAGGTGGCCACCACCAAGGCCCAGCGCAAACTGTTCTTTAACCTCCGGGGCGCCAAAAAGCGCCTGGGCTGGCTCAACACTGAAGAGGTCAATGACGTTGCGGCCGAACTTGGGGTGAGCCCACGGGATGTCATGCAGATGGAAGAGCGCCTGAGCGCCTTTGATCCCACCTTTGATGGCTCCCCGATGATCGATGAGGATGATGCAGCGATTGCGCCAGCCGGCTATCTTGAGGACCTGCGCTACGAGCCGGAAAGCCAGGTAGAGACGAAAGAGCTTGAGGGAAAAAATCACGAGTTACTGCAAGAGGCCTTGGGGTCGCTGGACAAACGCAGCCAAGACATTATTGCCAAACGGTGGCTCGATGAAGACAAGGTAACGCTGCAAGAGCTCGCGAAGCAGTATAAGGTGTCAGCGGAGCGGATCAGGCAGTTGGAAGCGAATGCGATGAAACGTCTCAAGCTCGCGATGCAGGTAACCGCTTAA
- a CDS encoding SURF1 family protein: MRVRNLQFRPLWWASLATFALVALLCWLGFWQLDRAAQKRSLGALYAERAALSPVVLNRAQGPRTREEAMAWRRVEATGSYDGAFQILLDNQVVAGTAGYFVFTPFRFEGEDAWVLVNRGWVAAGPDRRVVPEVLVPNGVVTLRGVAKPPPEIGLVLGEPMLEALAPGTYRAPLIDRVWLSDQMGRDLLPYVVRLDPAMADGFLREWRVPGTGEARHLGYAFQWFALAVTLFLIYVFVNLKRARPTP, from the coding sequence ATGCGCGTTCGGAACCTTCAATTTCGACCGCTTTGGTGGGCAAGTCTCGCCACCTTTGCGCTGGTGGCGCTGCTCTGCTGGCTTGGGTTTTGGCAGCTGGATCGGGCAGCCCAGAAAAGATCCCTCGGAGCGCTGTACGCGGAGCGCGCCGCTCTGTCGCCCGTTGTGCTCAATCGTGCCCAGGGGCCCAGGACGCGTGAGGAGGCGATGGCCTGGCGGAGAGTGGAAGCAACCGGATCCTACGACGGCGCGTTTCAAATCCTACTCGATAATCAGGTGGTAGCTGGGACCGCAGGGTATTTTGTCTTCACTCCTTTTCGATTTGAGGGCGAGGATGCTTGGGTACTCGTCAACCGGGGCTGGGTCGCAGCAGGACCTGATCGGCGGGTAGTCCCCGAAGTGCTGGTGCCAAATGGCGTTGTAACGCTCCGTGGTGTCGCGAAACCCCCACCGGAGATAGGCCTTGTCCTCGGTGAGCCTATGCTGGAGGCCTTAGCCCCGGGAACCTACCGGGCGCCGTTGATCGATCGAGTCTGGCTTTCCGACCAGATGGGGCGCGATCTGTTGCCCTATGTGGTGCGTCTTGACCCCGCCATGGCGGATGGATTTCTGCGCGAATGGCGTGTGCCCGGCACAGGGGAAGCACGCCACTTGGGATACGCATTCCAATGGTTTGCGCTCGCCGTTACGCTGTTTTTGATTTACGTGTTCGTAAACTTAAAACGGGCAAGGCCCACGCCCTGA
- a CDS encoding DUF2244 domain-containing protein encodes MGDLGRSSFSFIIRPNQSLSWRGLVLFYVGIVAFSMTIALAFYATGLWMVLPFSGLEMLALGAALYVCAWRGEMREVISIDEQRVAVEKGRRRPAERHEFQRGWVQVVLQGSRTSWYPTRLLIRSHGREVEVGAFLNEQERRGLARALAKALKPN; translated from the coding sequence GTGGGCGATCTAGGTAGGTCGAGTTTTTCCTTCATAATTCGGCCCAATCAGTCTCTGTCCTGGCGAGGGCTTGTGCTCTTTTATGTGGGCATTGTGGCCTTCTCGATGACGATTGCGCTGGCGTTTTATGCGACGGGCCTGTGGATGGTCCTGCCCTTTTCGGGTCTGGAGATGTTAGCGTTAGGTGCAGCGCTTTATGTCTGTGCCTGGCGCGGGGAGATGCGCGAAGTCATCTCTATTGACGAGCAACGCGTGGCTGTCGAAAAGGGGCGCCGACGCCCGGCCGAGCGGCATGAGTTTCAGCGAGGCTGGGTACAGGTTGTACTACAGGGTTCACGCACAAGTTGGTATCCAACCCGATTGCTGATTCGTTCCCATGGGAGGGAAGTTGAGGTGGGGGCGTTCCTTAATGAACAAGAACGGCGGGGGCTGGCGAGAGCGCTCGCCAAGGCATTGAAGCCGAACTAA
- a CDS encoding COX15/CtaA family protein, translating into MMGAGVFLRLALVATVLAYGVVVLGATVRLAGAGLSCPDWPGCYGEIIVPQGEGGAEAAALIYPERPLEHGKAWIEMIHRYAAGLLGLLIALLAVIAWRDRQDPRQQFAIPIFAVAVVIVQALLGMWTVTLLLQPLVVVAHLLGGVAILVLLWWVVLRQGQLFVEHSTADAAQAGKIVPWVAVGLVVTLLQLALGGWTSANYAALVCPDFPTCRGHWWPPMAFSEAFTPWRAVEGGDIPGVLSLDALVTVQMMHRLGAALTVCVVGALAFWAVFQENRGLARLGATLFAILALQVALGIANVVLALPLPVAVAHNGVAALLLLTLATLLHLVKPYPKT; encoded by the coding sequence ATGATGGGCGCCGGCGTATTTCTTCGCTTGGCCCTCGTGGCTACTGTCCTGGCCTATGGTGTTGTGGTGCTCGGTGCCACGGTGCGGCTTGCGGGGGCGGGACTCAGCTGCCCGGATTGGCCTGGCTGTTACGGTGAGATCATCGTGCCGCAGGGCGAGGGTGGCGCTGAAGCGGCCGCGCTGATATATCCCGAGCGACCGCTCGAGCATGGCAAGGCGTGGATTGAGATGATCCATCGCTATGCTGCCGGGCTCTTGGGCCTTTTGATTGCGTTACTCGCGGTGATTGCGTGGCGCGACCGGCAAGACCCCAGGCAGCAGTTCGCGATTCCAATCTTTGCCGTGGCCGTCGTCATCGTTCAGGCCCTGTTGGGCATGTGGACTGTGACCTTGTTGCTTCAGCCCCTGGTGGTGGTGGCGCACCTCTTGGGTGGCGTGGCGATCTTGGTGTTGTTGTGGTGGGTGGTGCTGAGACAAGGCCAACTCTTCGTAGAACATTCGACGGCAGACGCGGCACAGGCCGGGAAGATCGTTCCTTGGGTAGCGGTTGGGCTCGTCGTCACCTTGCTGCAGCTTGCCTTGGGCGGCTGGACGAGTGCCAACTATGCGGCGCTAGTCTGTCCTGATTTTCCCACTTGTCGGGGCCACTGGTGGCCGCCCATGGCGTTCAGCGAGGCGTTCACCCCGTGGCGGGCGGTAGAAGGAGGCGATATCCCGGGCGTGCTCTCATTGGATGCGTTGGTTACCGTCCAGATGATGCATCGATTGGGCGCGGCGCTTACCGTGTGCGTGGTGGGCGCGCTGGCGTTCTGGGCCGTGTTTCAAGAGAATAGGGGGCTGGCGCGCTTGGGGGCGACGCTCTTTGCTATCTTGGCCTTGCAGGTCGCCCTAGGTATCGCCAATGTGGTGTTGGCTTTGCCGTTACCGGTTGCCGTCGCCCACAATGGCGTCGCCGCGCTCTTGTTGCTTACACTAGCGACCTTGTTGCACTTGGTTAAACCCTATCCGAAGACCTGA
- the cyoE gene encoding heme o synthase: MNPYTLTSGKLVRWREYLALCKLRIVSAIVFTAIVGMFLAPGLPSLSVVIFATLGIGLAAASAAAVNHIVDQKVDAQMGRTKHRPLPRGQVSTASAILFAFLLGAVSMVILVVFVNALTAVLTLVSLIGYAFVYSWYLKRATPQNIVIGGAAGAAPPVLGWTAVTGAVDPNALLLFLIIFAWTPPHFWALAIYRRAEYADVGIPMLPVTHGVAFTRLQIMLYTVILFVVSLLPFITYMSGPLYLIGALLLGVGFLSYALRMQWDHDERLALKTFSYSILYLIGLFTFLLVDHYVPAMMTMLLS, translated from the coding sequence TTGAATCCTTACACTCTGACATCAGGCAAGCTGGTGCGCTGGCGGGAATACCTGGCACTCTGCAAGCTGAGGATTGTGTCTGCGATCGTGTTCACGGCAATCGTCGGTATGTTTCTGGCACCCGGGCTCCCGTCGTTGTCGGTGGTGATCTTTGCAACCTTAGGTATTGGCCTAGCGGCTGCCTCTGCTGCCGCCGTCAACCACATCGTTGATCAGAAGGTTGATGCGCAGATGGGGCGTACCAAACACCGTCCCTTGCCAAGGGGCCAGGTCAGTACCGCGAGCGCTATTTTGTTTGCGTTTCTTTTGGGCGCGGTATCCATGGTGATCCTTGTTGTCTTTGTAAATGCCCTGACGGCCGTGCTCACGCTTGTGTCACTGATTGGGTATGCATTTGTCTATTCGTGGTATCTAAAACGCGCGACGCCACAGAATATTGTCATTGGCGGAGCGGCGGGGGCTGCGCCGCCGGTGCTTGGTTGGACGGCCGTTACAGGTGCGGTGGATCCCAATGCGTTGCTCCTGTTCTTGATCATCTTTGCCTGGACGCCGCCGCATTTTTGGGCGCTCGCAATCTACAGGCGTGCTGAGTATGCCGATGTGGGTATCCCGATGTTGCCGGTGACCCACGGTGTTGCGTTTACGCGGTTACAAATAATGCTCTACACAGTCATTCTGTTTGTTGTAAGCCTCCTGCCGTTTATCACCTATATGAGCGGCCCTCTCTATTTAATCGGGGCGCTGTTGCTCGGTGTGGGGTTCCTCTCGTATGCGCTTCGGATGCAGTGGGATCATGATGAGCGGCTCGCCCTGAAGACATTTTCCTATTCCATTTTGTATCTCATCGGGCTTTTCACGTTCTTGCTCGTGGATCATTATGTGCCGGCCATGATGACGATGCTTCTGTCGTAG
- the ftsX gene encoding permease-like cell division protein FtsX produces MRPQGATARTYQPTPTLTKRLSAWRLHHFQVCMQSLGQLVRSPFASLMTAAVIGISLALPTGMFLLLENAQRISLGLDGAIQLVLFLKLSVDDKDAEALAQQFRADPDIGKVTLIKREEALAEYRELSGFGDALQALDENPLPAVLMVAPATRFTNADATEALLTRLAKLPQVDIAEFDLEWVRRLQAIIALVKRAVQLLAAVLGLAVLLIVGNTIRLAIHNRRNEIEIAKLFGATNAFIRRPFLYTGLWYGLSGSLIAWAVVGVSFWLLAAPARELAGLYHSDFELLALSGGWILALLASGALLGLGGAWVAVTRHLQVIEPR; encoded by the coding sequence ATGCGCCCGCAAGGCGCAACAGCGCGCACGTACCAACCAACACCTACGCTCACAAAGCGACTAAGTGCATGGAGGTTACATCACTTTCAGGTTTGTATGCAGAGCTTGGGTCAGCTCGTTCGCTCTCCCTTCGCCAGCTTGATGACTGCGGCCGTTATCGGCATCTCACTGGCCCTGCCAACGGGAATGTTTTTGTTGCTCGAGAATGCACAACGCATAAGCCTCGGATTGGACGGCGCCATTCAGTTAGTGCTTTTCCTGAAGCTAAGTGTCGACGATAAAGACGCCGAAGCCCTTGCGCAGCAGTTCCGGGCCGATCCTGACATTGGGAAGGTCACGCTCATCAAGCGCGAGGAAGCGCTCGCAGAATACCGAGAGCTGTCCGGTTTTGGCGATGCATTGCAAGCCTTGGACGAGAATCCCCTGCCCGCTGTGCTCATGGTTGCACCGGCGACGCGTTTCACGAATGCAGACGCTACCGAAGCGCTCCTCACGCGCCTCGCTAAGCTGCCCCAAGTTGACATCGCTGAGTTCGATCTGGAATGGGTGAGGCGTCTCCAAGCCATCATTGCCTTGGTCAAACGCGCCGTGCAGCTCCTGGCAGCGGTTTTGGGGCTAGCCGTTTTGCTCATCGTGGGCAACACCATTCGCCTCGCGATCCACAACCGTCGTAATGAGATCGAGATCGCGAAACTGTTTGGCGCTACCAACGCCTTTATTCGCCGGCCATTCCTTTACACCGGCCTGTGGTATGGATTAAGTGGTAGTTTGATCGCTTGGGCCGTAGTAGGCGTCTCGTTCTGGCTTTTAGCCGCGCCCGCCCGTGAGCTGGCCGGACTCTACCATAGTGATTTTGAACTCTTGGCCTTGTCAGGAGGTTGGATCCTGGCCTTGCTGGCGAGTGGCGCGCTCTTGGGCCTGGGTGGCGCGTGGGTCGCAGTGACCCGTCACCTTCAGGTCATCGAGCCCCGCTGA
- a CDS encoding SCO family protein, which produces MDSRKTKAIVGPRTTLILIVALVAAPLVIAWVLVMGPGEWRPAGRVNHGDLVIPPLSLKDAALVDLEGNSIGLDRFLGKWNLVYVGEATCEADCEAALYAMRQVRLAMGKNMARVQRVYITQSPDPTPALRTVLMKYPGLLIITGGPEALHAFRRQFASSDGGEGIYDGGLAIVDPLGNLMMRYTPEADPSGLLKDLKRLLRASRVG; this is translated from the coding sequence ATGGACTCGAGAAAGACTAAGGCCATCGTGGGACCACGGACCACCCTGATTCTGATCGTTGCCCTGGTCGCAGCACCACTCGTCATTGCCTGGGTCTTGGTCATGGGGCCGGGCGAGTGGCGGCCTGCGGGCAGGGTCAATCATGGGGATCTCGTGATACCGCCCCTATCGCTCAAGGATGCGGCCCTGGTCGATCTCGAGGGCAACTCGATAGGCCTTGATCGGTTCCTCGGCAAGTGGAACTTGGTCTATGTGGGTGAGGCGACCTGTGAAGCAGATTGTGAGGCCGCGCTCTATGCCATGCGCCAGGTACGACTCGCAATGGGGAAGAATATGGCACGGGTGCAGCGCGTCTATATTACCCAAAGCCCGGATCCCACTCCGGCGTTGCGGACGGTCCTGATGAAATACCCCGGCCTTCTCATCATCACCGGGGGGCCCGAGGCGTTGCACGCCTTTCGTCGGCAGTTTGCGTCGTCCGATGGGGGTGAGGGCATTTACGATGGTGGACTCGCGATTGTGGATCCCTTGGGGAATCTCATGATGCGCTATACGCCGGAGGCCGACCCAAGTGGCCTATTAAAGGACTTGAAAAGACTATTGCGTGCTTCAAGGGTGGGTTAA
- the ctaD gene encoding cytochrome c oxidase subunit I produces MSAAVVHEAHHEHHPSGITRWLFTTNHKDIGTLYLFFALLMFFVGGSMAMVIRLELFQPGLQFVDPLFFNSMTTMHALIMIFGVIMPAFVGLANWMVPMMIGAPDMALPRLNNWSFWILPFAFTFLLSPFLMPGGAPNAGWTLYAPLILQYGVGFPFLIFAIHLLGMSSVLGAINIIATIFNMRAPGMTFMKMPLFVWTWLITAFLLLAAMPVLAGAVTMLLMDKYFDAAFFSAAGGGDPVMFQHIFWFFGHPEVYILILPAFGIISQIVPTFARKPLFGYESMVYATASIAFLSFVVWAHHMFTVGMPLGGQLFFMYTTMLIAVPTGVKVFNWVTTMWKGAMTFETPMLFAVSFIILFTIGGFSGLMLAMVPADFQYHDTYFVVAHFHYVLVTGSLFAIMAAVYFWLPKWTGHMYDETLGKWHFWLSVVSVNVLFFPQHFLGLAGMPRRIPDYSVQFTEFNQISSIGGFAFGLTQLLFLYIIFKTIRGGVQASENVWEGAKGLEWTLASPPPYHTFTTAPEVK; encoded by the coding sequence ATGAGTGCAGCAGTGGTCCACGAGGCACATCACGAACACCATCCCAGCGGCATTACCCGTTGGCTCTTTACCACCAACCACAAAGACATCGGTACGCTTTACCTGTTTTTCGCTTTGCTGATGTTCTTTGTCGGCGGCTCCATGGCCATGGTCATCCGCCTGGAGCTGTTCCAGCCGGGACTTCAGTTTGTGGACCCGCTCTTTTTCAATTCCATGACCACCATGCACGCGCTCATCATGATCTTCGGGGTCATCATGCCGGCTTTTGTGGGGCTCGCGAACTGGATGGTGCCCATGATGATCGGCGCACCAGACATGGCCCTACCGCGTCTCAATAACTGGAGCTTCTGGATCCTACCGTTCGCCTTCACGTTTTTGTTGTCGCCCTTTTTGATGCCCGGAGGCGCGCCGAATGCCGGCTGGACCCTCTATGCCCCCTTGATCCTGCAATATGGTGTCGGCTTCCCCTTTCTGATCTTTGCGATTCACCTGCTGGGAATGTCGTCCGTCCTGGGCGCCATCAATATCATTGCCACCATTTTCAATATGCGCGCGCCGGGGATGACGTTTATGAAGATGCCGCTGTTTGTCTGGACCTGGCTGATCACGGCCTTCCTGCTGCTTGCCGCGATGCCGGTGCTGGCCGGTGCGGTAACGATGCTCTTGATGGATAAGTACTTCGATGCGGCCTTTTTCTCGGCCGCAGGCGGCGGTGACCCGGTGATGTTCCAGCACATCTTCTGGTTCTTTGGGCACCCCGAGGTCTACATTTTGATCCTGCCGGCCTTTGGAATCATCTCGCAGATCGTGCCGACGTTTGCCCGCAAGCCGTTGTTCGGTTACGAGTCCATGGTCTATGCGACGGCATCCATCGCCTTTCTCTCGTTCGTTGTTTGGGCACACCATATGTTTACGGTGGGTATGCCGCTGGGTGGCCAGCTGTTCTTCATGTACACGACGATGCTGATCGCAGTTCCCACGGGGGTGAAGGTCTTCAACTGGGTAACGACCATGTGGAAGGGGGCGATGACCTTCGAGACCCCCATGCTATTTGCGGTCTCCTTTATTATTTTGTTTACGATTGGAGGGTTTTCCGGGCTGATGTTGGCGATGGTGCCCGCTGATTTCCAATATCACGATACCTACTTTGTGGTGGCCCATTTCCATTATGTGTTGGTGACCGGCTCGTTATTCGCCATCATGGCGGCGGTGTATTTCTGGTTGCCGAAATGGACCGGGCATATGTATGACGAGACGTTGGGCAAATGGCATTTCTGGTTGTCGGTCGTCTCCGTAAATGTCCTGTTCTTCCCGCAGCATTTCCTCGGGCTGGCGGGGATGCCGCGGCGGATACCTGACTATTCGGTTCAGTTCACCGAGTTTAACCAGATCTCCAGCATCGGCGGATTCGCCTTTGGTCTGACCCAGCTGCTGTTTCTCTATATCATCTTTAAGACGATACGCGGTGGCGTCCAGGCGAGCGAAAATGTCTGGGAAGGGGCCAAGGGGTTGGAGTGGACCCTCGCATCGCCACCGCCTTACCATACATTTACCACAGCGCCAGAGGTGAAGTAG
- the coxB gene encoding cytochrome c oxidase subunit II: MSLNNVKRWLLVIVPLLFLILAHEVKAEYGLNMTKGVTPLSHIVYDLHMLVLWICVVIGIVVFGAMFWSILHHRKAKGADAVQFHHNTTIEIVWTVIPALILVAMAYPATKTLIAMEQTGDADVLIKVTGYQWKWQYEYLNEDISFFSNLAQSSREAAPLDSGIDPWDVPHYLRDVDKPVVVPVNRKIRFLMTAADVIHAWWVPALGYKKDAIPGFINETWALIEEPGTYRGQCAELCGKGHAYMPIVLVAKEESEYKQWVAEMKAAQAAESAGASKTWSKADLMGKGEAVYGTNCVACHQANGEGIPGVFAALKGSPIATGPIKDHINIVLNGKAGTAMAAFGAQLSDVDLAAVITYERNAWGNDTGDVVQPSEVKAAR, from the coding sequence ATGTCTCTCAATAACGTAAAACGTTGGCTTTTGGTAATCGTGCCACTGCTCTTTCTGATTTTGGCGCACGAGGTCAAGGCAGAATATGGGCTCAACATGACCAAGGGCGTGACGCCACTTAGCCACATTGTCTATGACCTGCACATGCTGGTCCTGTGGATCTGTGTGGTTATTGGCATTGTCGTTTTCGGCGCGATGTTCTGGTCGATCCTTCATCATCGTAAAGCCAAAGGCGCCGATGCCGTCCAGTTTCATCACAACACCACCATCGAGATTGTCTGGACGGTGATTCCTGCCTTAATCCTCGTGGCCATGGCCTATCCGGCGACGAAGACCTTGATCGCGATGGAGCAGACGGGGGATGCCGATGTTCTTATCAAGGTCACGGGTTATCAGTGGAAGTGGCAATATGAGTATTTGAACGAAGACATCAGTTTCTTTAGTAACCTGGCGCAATCCAGCAGGGAAGCGGCCCCACTCGATTCCGGGATCGACCCCTGGGACGTCCCGCACTATCTCAGGGACGTTGACAAGCCGGTTGTCGTTCCGGTCAACCGAAAGATCCGTTTTTTGATGACCGCCGCTGACGTCATCCACGCCTGGTGGGTACCCGCCCTGGGCTACAAGAAGGATGCCATCCCGGGCTTCATCAATGAAACCTGGGCGCTCATTGAGGAACCGGGCACCTACCGCGGGCAGTGTGCGGAGCTCTGCGGCAAGGGGCATGCGTACATGCCCATTGTGCTGGTGGCCAAGGAAGAGTCAGAATACAAGCAATGGGTTGCCGAGATGAAGGCGGCCCAGGCCGCGGAGAGTGCGGGGGCGAGTAAGACTTGGAGTAAGGCCGACCTCATGGGCAAAGGCGAGGCGGTCTATGGCACGAATTGCGTTGCCTGCCACCAAGCCAATGGCGAGGGGATCCCGGGTGTGTTTGCAGCCCTTAAAGGTAGCCCCATTGCCACGGGCCCCATTAAAGATCACATCAACATCGTATTGAACGGTAAGGCGGGGACCGCCATGGCGGCCTTTGGCGCGCAATTGAGTGACGTTGATCTCGCTGCCGTGATTACCTATGAGCGTAACGCCTGGGGCAACGACACGGGCGATGTCGTGCAGCCCTCAGAGGTGAAAGCGGCACGTTGA
- a CDS encoding cytochrome c oxidase subunit 3 — protein sequence MSEAHAGYYLPEPSHWPIVGAVGLFATFGGFAMLLNGSGVGSFVMGIGVSIVIFMMFGWFGAVIGESEGGIYNRQVDVSFRWGMAWFIFTEVMFFGAFFGALFYARVYSVPWLAGEGSGFSTHELLWPKFQAAWPLLQLPDPTHFTVAKEAMAPVWIPAINTAILLSSGATVTWAHWGLKMGNRRQLITGLILTIALGFTFLGFQAYEYWHGYTAMDLKVSSGIYGTTFFMLTGFHGAHVTIGAIMLTVILIRSIKGHFTPTHHFAFEAVAWYWHFVDVVWICLFMFVYVL from the coding sequence ATGTCAGAAGCACACGCCGGGTACTATCTGCCTGAACCGAGCCACTGGCCAATCGTGGGCGCGGTTGGGCTTTTCGCTACATTCGGTGGCTTTGCCATGTTGCTGAATGGATCAGGGGTTGGGAGCTTTGTCATGGGGATCGGGGTTTCGATCGTGATCTTCATGATGTTTGGTTGGTTCGGCGCGGTGATTGGGGAGAGCGAAGGCGGCATTTATAACCGCCAGGTCGACGTCTCCTTCCGTTGGGGGATGGCGTGGTTCATCTTCACCGAGGTCATGTTTTTTGGCGCCTTCTTCGGCGCGCTGTTCTACGCCCGGGTCTACTCAGTCCCTTGGCTGGCCGGTGAAGGCTCGGGGTTTTCGACCCATGAGCTCTTGTGGCCGAAGTTTCAGGCGGCCTGGCCGCTCTTACAGCTGCCGGATCCGACACACTTCACGGTGGCCAAAGAAGCAATGGCCCCCGTGTGGATCCCGGCCATCAACACCGCGATCCTGCTTTCCAGTGGCGCAACCGTCACCTGGGCCCATTGGGGATTGAAGATGGGGAACCGTAGACAACTCATCACCGGCCTCATCTTGACGATTGCCCTGGGCTTCACGTTTCTAGGTTTCCAGGCCTATGAATATTGGCACGGCTACACTGCAATGGATTTGAAGGTCTCGTCCGGCATCTACGGCACGACGTTTTTTATGTTAACCGGGTTCCACGGCGCCCATGTCACCATCGGCGCCATCATGTTGACCGTGATCCTGATCCGTTCCATCAAGGGACACTTCACGCCGACCCATCACTTTGCGTTTGAGGCCGTCGCATGGTACTGGCACTTTGTTGATGTGGTCTGGATCTGCCTCTTTATGTTTGTTTATGTGTTGTAG
- a CDS encoding twin transmembrane helix small protein: protein MLTTWIVKGFIVLVLLVIITSLTVAMIALVRDKGQSNKTLKALTVRISLSIALFIFVMIAIALGLITPHGM, encoded by the coding sequence ATGCTCACCACCTGGATCGTTAAGGGGTTCATTGTCCTCGTTCTGCTGGTCATCATCACCAGCCTGACCGTTGCGATGATCGCGCTAGTTCGCGACAAGGGTCAATCAAACAAAACCTTAAAGGCCCTCACCGTGCGCATCTCGTTGTCCATTGCGCTTTTCATCTTCGTGATGATCGCCATCGCACTGGGCCTTATCACACCACACGGCATGTAA
- a CDS encoding cytochrome c oxidase assembly protein translates to MQNPEVQVANRRLARRLLFIAVGMFGFGFALVPLYNVFCDITGLNGKTGRIALAEALTTEVDEARWVTVEFVANVNSTLSWDFRPEVKKVRIHPGAMGEAAYVATNRTPRTIIGQAVPSVAPGVASLYFNKTECFCFTQQMLAPGETKRMLVRFVVDPDLPSEVTTMTLSYTFFEVPEKAVARAGPPGPV, encoded by the coding sequence ATGCAGAACCCAGAAGTTCAAGTAGCCAATAGACGCCTTGCTCGGCGTTTATTGTTTATTGCCGTCGGCATGTTTGGATTTGGTTTTGCCTTGGTGCCGCTCTATAACGTCTTTTGCGATATTACCGGTTTGAACGGTAAGACGGGGCGCATTGCGCTGGCGGAGGCCTTGACAACGGAAGTGGACGAGGCGCGCTGGGTGACCGTCGAGTTCGTTGCGAATGTGAACAGCACCCTGTCCTGGGACTTCAGACCCGAGGTCAAAAAAGTGCGTATCCATCCGGGCGCGATGGGAGAGGCGGCCTATGTCGCCACGAACCGCACCCCGCGCACGATCATCGGACAGGCAGTACCGAGCGTGGCACCGGGGGTGGCGTCGCTCTACTTTAATAAGACCGAGTGTTTCTGCTTCACCCAGCAGATGCTGGCGCCGGGCGAAACGAAGCGCATGTTGGTTCGTTTCGTAGTGGATCCAGACCTGCCGAGCGAGGTCACCACCATGACGTTGTCCTATACGTTTTTTGAAGTGCCAGAGAAGGCCGTCGCTCGCGCAGGCCCACCGGGTCCGGTGTAG